The window CGTGGAGGTCGCCGAGAGATTCGCATACTATGGGCTGGCCGGTAATCTGATGATGTACCTCACCAACCATCTCGGCGAGTCCCTGGCCGGCGCCGCTCAGGACGTGAACATGTGGGTCGGCGTGTCGGCCATCTTCCCGCTGGTCGGAGCATTCGTGGCCGACTCTTACATGGGTCGGCTCAGGACCATCATCATATCCTCTCTGATTTACCTCGTGGTATGTGGTCTGGACACTAATCAGCGTCCCTTTTTCGACGCCTTATTTTCGTTTTCTCCTctcaaagtttgaaattttccatCTATTTTCAAGCTCAAAAGCctcgatctttttttttttaatcggacCGTCCTACGTCCAAACCGAGTCTCTTAAAGCATCCGACTAAAATCAGTAGGTCAATATATAAATGCTCAATAACAGTGGAGTGCACAGTAAGCAGCTATAGAAGTTGCTTCAATGGATTATCAGCTTAGTGATTTCCaggaatttctttctttctgcaCCAACTAATCCATCTTTCCGTGGTTCTTTTGAATTGTACAGGGCATGATCTTCCTGACATTGTCGGTGTCTGTAATCCCGATAAGCCACCGCAAATCCACCTTCTTCACGGCGTTGTACATAATAGCGGTCGGAGAAGGCGGGCACAAGCCTTGCGTGCAAACCTTTGCCGCTGACCAGTTCGATGAGGACTTGCCGGACGAGAAGATGGCCAAGAGCTCCTTCTTCAACTGGTGGTACCTGGGCATCACTGCCGGCGCCACAACTGCCGTCTTCCTCATCCCTTATCTGCAGGTAGCTAGGGGAGCGCTTTGTGCGCGCTGCTCGGGTGCATTCCGGCATTTTCCACAACTTCATAGATAAAATTAATctcaaagataaaaagaatagcTTACACCTACCATTCCGTACAACTCCAGTAATTTTCCATAAGAGTAATTGCAAAGATAATCGGTACAGATATCAGTATTTATGAACCCTGAATTTGGTCTGTTCATTGATGCAGATAGTCCATCCAAAGGAGCAGTCTTCTTTGATTTATAGCCgctctctaatcaatttttccttcatttggTGGAGACGATGACTTCTCTccacgactttttttttttttgaccaacTCTCCacgatttcttttttcttttggactaAAACTCTCCACGATTTCGTAGAGTGGAAATTATGTGCATTTATTGTCGATTTTGACTATGACAACTCATGAAAGATCTTGCTTGCATAAAGGAACATGTTGCGTGGAGCGTGGGCTTTGGGTTGCTGGCCGGAATGGTGGCAATGGGGCTGGTGATTTTCCTGATGGGCCTGAAAATTTACCGGAGGCAGGGCCCCCTCGGGAGCCCGTTCACGAGGGTCGCACAGGTGTTCGTGGCAGCGGCTCGGAAGTGGCACGTGGAGAAGGAGGCAGGCGAAGGCCGCGGCAGCGACATGTATTACAACGGCGAGGATGAGCAGAGAACGGCTGGAGGCCGGTGCTTGGTTCACACTCCGCAATTCAGGTACGTGGGGCTTTCGATTTCCTTTTCGTGGTTAGAGGGTGGGCTTTCACGTGCATCAGTTGAGGATGGATCAGCAAGCATGGCCCAGGGAATAGATGTGACAGCATCAATTGCTCAAGTTGCGTCTTGGAAAGCTGTGGTTTTGGTAAGATGAACGGAGATGATGAACAAGTCTCGCGTAAGTGTGTCTGAACGCTTTGAACATGCAGGGCGTTGGACAAGGCGGCGGTGATCGACGCGGTCGATGCGGCGAGCAAGACTAGGAATCCATGGCGGCTGTGCACCGTGACCCAGGTCGAAGAAGCCAAGCTGATCCTACGCCTCACCCCGATCTGGTTCTTCTGCCTGATGTTCACGGTGGTCCAGGCCCAGATGCACACCTTCTTCACCAAGCAAGCCTCCTCCATGTCCTGGTCCCACTTCCGCCTCTCCCCGGCCTCGCTCCAGGGCCTCGTCGGCCTCACCATCCTCGTCTCCGTCCCGCTCTACGACCGGGTCTTCGTGCCCCTCGCTCGTAAGGTCACCAAGCACCCCTCGGGAATCAGCATGCTGCAGAGAATCGGGTTCGGCCTGTTCTTGTCGATCCTCAACATGGTAGTCTCGGCGATCGTTGAAGGCAAAAGGGTAACGCCAGCAACATCTCCACAACTGTATACTTATCTCGACCACAAAAGCGTccgtttgaatttttttccattttccggTTCGGAACGTCCTGATCCTGCAGGTGCAAGTAGCAATCGAGCATGGCCTAGCGAGCTCCCCCAAAACGCCGGTGCCCATGAGCGTGTGGTGGCTGCTTCCGCAGTACGTGCTGTGCGGGATATCTGATGTGTTCGCCATCGTGGGGCTCCAGGAGCTGTTCTACGACCAGATGCCGGAGGAGATGAGGAGCATCGGGGCGGGTTTATTCATAAGCGTGGTGGGGTTCGGGAGCTTCGTGAGCACCGCCATCATAAGCGTCGTTCAGGCGACGAGCTCGAGAGCCGGGAACGAGTGGCTGGGCAACAACATCAACATGGCGCACCTCAACCACTACTACTGGGTCTTGGCCGGGCTGAGCGGGTTGAACTTGTGCGCTTATGCGGTGGTTGCCAGCAGGTTCGTGTACAAGAGAGTCAGCGATAGCTTGGGTTTCAAAGGAGATGTGTGAAGGCAAATGTTGGTTTGATAAAAGAGCATGAAAATGTAGAACCCTATATATGTTCTAGCTGTTGTAGAGTAAAGAAATGGAGCATTGAGTCCCTCGCACATGTCTGGTCATTTGATCCCCAAATCCACAACTAGACTCTCTCCAAGGCAACAAGATATGCAAGCTCagattccaactttttttctgaATACCCgtttgtgcaaaaagtttgaGCTACgacccacctttttttttttttttttttttttttgaggattGGTAAGCTACGACCCACTTAGCCATCATGGATTCACAACATCTGCTAGCGCACATCCATAATAATTTTTACTTGGACTTGATTTGGTGATGCTGCTTGGATCTTATATGTTAAGAAGAGTAAGATCTTAAAGTTCGATTTGATATCTTGAAAGCACGGAGATAAGAAACTAATTTCCTATCAAGTTATTTTACACTGGTGTGAATGGTTTATCTTTTATTATGGCTGTAGAGTTAAGCTCATATGGTCAACTGAAAATGGCATAAATCATTTTACCGCGATCAAGACGAGAGAGAAAAGACATTTTTCACGCACGATCTTATCTTTAGAAAAAAGTGAAGATTATGCCAAAACAAAGGTAATGATATTTAAAGGACAGGACATCTCAAAATTTTGGTCAAAGTAGAAACTAGATTATTCTAGTCACTTTTGGGTGGGCGACAATGACAATTAGGGGTGAGTATCTTCTAACTAGGAATCAGCCTGTTCTAGTTAGTTTCCAATTTCTAAAACTTAAAGTCAGAAGTTTCCAATCTAGTCCTCGATTCTAGGTGCAGAATTAAACCTATTAGGCGAATTGATATGTTTTTCGtctatttataattctttttcttttaaagagtAAAGATACTTGAGTTGCATTTCTTTTCAACCTCTAGTGGAAATTGGAAAATGACTACAAATATGTTGGtccatatataatattttattattcaacATATATTAATAGGATACTACGCAATAGATTAATGACTACATAATCTAATGTAAGACTAGTCAATTATCAATTAGTGCCGCACCCTCAATCATGAAAacatttattgaatgtaaaattgaaaataattcttcttattttcttttaacgTTGGACAACTCTCACTTGTGAATCTTTAACCAAGGAGAAGCATATATAAGGGGCAAACAAAAAACTGACgcggaaaagaacaaaatggaAGGTGAAACCTTTTGAATTCATACTGCGGGTGGAATCATTCCAGCAGATAGTGGAAGCAACATCACCAAATGCAAACAAAAGACAACATCAAACTTTTGGAGTTCAAGACACGGGgtaaaaacaaaacgaaaaaagaggaaatactCATTACAGGATTGGTCCTGGAATCGAATCAGGCCAACTCTTAATTCCACAAGTCAAAGACAATCCTATCAGTAATCGGTCAATTTTGAGGTTTTCGGATGGGCGCTGACTATTCCAAGACCGATCACCCCATTCGACGATCTAACGGAGGGTGCGGGCCCACACACGGGAGATCCGATGACGTGGCGTGGCAGCGGTGGGCGTTTTGACTCCGGGGCGTCACAGTCAACAAGTCAACGGAGACgccagggagagagagagagagagccaagaaCCCTATAATCTCGCTTCCCTTCGCTTCCCCTCTGCTTCAACTTTCtcgctcttttctctctctctctctatcagtATCAATCATTTTCACTTTGCCTTTTTCCCCCCGCTCTTTAATTTTCCTCCTTTGCTGCCTCCTGTCCTCGGCATCCATCCTACATTCACTctgtccctccctccctccctctgtgattttctctctctattttcccGCATTTTCCCTCACTTTCTCCCGGCATTTTCCCCCCTCGCTTTCTCGCACCTCCTTGGACTGAACGGACTGCGGGAGGAATCTTTGTAAACGTCAATCTCGCTTGTCTTATTTTCCCTCGCGATTTTTTGCTTCCCGTAGTCGGCGCTTGCTTAGGTTTCCTCGGATTCCGTGGCCGCGGGGTTGAGGAGCCGCGATCGGCATTCTCCTCCGCAGCTGCGCTTTGGAGCCGCGCGATTTCTCGATCTCGACGGCGGAGTTCGCGCGCGCGGGGCCGGGGCCGGGGCGGGGCTCTGGCAATGTGGAGAGGCTGATTGGTCGGAGCGGCTCGAGTTCGGGGGGCGTGGTTTGGAGAGACGGACGAGTGGAGATGGTGGAGCGGAGTGTTGGTTTTGGTCGCTGCGTCGGTGTTTTGGAGAGGTGGCCTTGAGATTCATGCGCGCGGCGATGAGGATGACGGCCGCGGATCAGTCCAAGGTGGGGCCGCTGGAGAGAGATGTTGAGCTGGTGAGTTGTTAGATTGTTGAAGTCGTCGGAGTTTGGTGCCGCGTGCTTAATCTGTGGTCGTCCAGCACTCGTAgtgattttttctctttggtcGATGACTTCAGTCATTGGTTCGTGGAAACGACGCTTTgacctttttttgtttgtttgtttagTAACAGTTGCCATGTGCAGTCATTTCCTTCTAGATTGTTAGAAGAAGATTGAATCATGGAGGCCTAGTGATTTGGAAGAAAGAACTGGTTGTCCGGTATCTCTGCTAAAGAAAACTATATCTGTTCTCCAATTTTCCTATAATTGCCAATGGTGAACTCTTTTGCCGATGAGAAGTTGAAGCGCGATTGAGGAGCTCCGGCTTTACTGCTCGTGCCTAACGGAATTGATTGTTTCGAATTTGTGAACATCACCTACTGCTCTACATCTCCTAAATGAACATAGGATGGCATTGGCTCGTGCTAGCACGAAATTAGTAACGATATTTTGGTTCTGCATCCAACCGAGATTTTTTGTGCCGTATTCTCCTATATCGAACAAAGCTCTATGCAGTTTTGTTTCGGTGCTATTTTAGACTATCAGAGATTTCTATGAACTTGATTAGGAATACTTGTTTGCCATACAACAGGCAATTACCGCATTGAAAAAAGGTGCATGTCTGCTCAAGTATGGACGCAGAGGGAAGCCCAAATTTTGTCCCTTCAGGCTGGCCAATGTAAGATTAcgcctttcctttttcttccttgatatCTGACATTGACCTTGctctgctaaaaaaaaaaaaaataaaaataaaaattagctGGTGTTCCATGTATGTTTCTCAATGGAACTTCTGAACATGAATCAGGCTATCTATAGGAGTATTGCAGACCTCCCTCTGCAAAGTTGCCTTGGGAAATTACATGCATATTACCGACttctttttttgcattattCTTAGATGTTCCCATGCTAGTACATGGTGATTTATCTTGGATCCTGTTATGTGTCATGATTCAAGTTCACAGCCTGGGGTGAAATGCAGGTGGGTGGAAACTATGTAGACTTTTAAGGTATATCTGATACATTGACCACACACTGTAGAATAGCTAGGACTTAGATGGTGGCTCCTATATGCAGAAAAGTTCTATGCATGCTGGGTACATCTCTGCATCACATTGAATTTAGATCCATTCAGAAATCCTATGTTCAGTGATGAAACTTCTACACTTGTTACCTCTGATTGATTCACTGGAATTAGACCCACACCTCCACGGGACTTCTTCTGGGCTTCTCCATTTGCCATAATTCATATCTAAAAGGGGTGCTTCTAACCTATATTTACATTGGAATGCATATAATTAAGTATTGTTGACATCACATCTCTACGTATACATACACATGTAGTCTCTTGATGTACAATCACTGGAATCATGCCATGCCTTCCAAATTATCCAGCCAATTATAAAATCTTCCAGAGATGAGTTATATCTAGGTTGTACTCTTTTGTGGCTTCTGAAACTGTCTACATTCATAAATCTTTGCAGGATGAATCTGTTTTAATATGGCTCTCAGGCAAAGAAGAGAAGCATCTAAAGATAAATCACATCTCCAAAATAATACCAGGGCAGCGCACTGTAAGTTTCTTCTTAGGTTCTCTTAATATTTGCACAATCAATGTTGATAATATATCTTGTCAGCAATGAGGAGAAGAATAAGGGGAATGAAATTCAAGGTCTAAAATTGCATCTATCACTCCAAAATTTAGCCTGGGCAATGAATGTTGTGTCAAAATTTGGAGCTTCAGTTCAGTCCAATACCTTAGATAAGTTTGATACAACTAGGAAAATTATGCGATTTGCATAAATTTCTCCAAGTAAAATAATCTTTTTGTCAAATTGACCGAGGTTGTCAATGCTTCCTTGCATCATGCAGATTCTTCCAGCACCCCAGAAAAGTCCTTTgtagtttttgttttgtttgtttttttttttttttttttgagtagtTCTTCAGATCTATACATGTATGTTTTTTTTGTGATTCTCTTTCTCAAGGTCTTTTCCACCATTTTTTGCCTGTGAGTTGGCAAACATATTTTGCTGAAGttcttagattttttaataGATTAGCCAGATGCTCATAGTTTCATGTATGTGTTTTCATGAGAAAGCCATATCATGCTTTCGGTCCTATTGGATTGCGTTTCTCCATGTACCAAGAACTAATAAAGAATGTTCATTTGTTAATTAATTGGCATCCCCTTGATGCGGTTTCACTAATTGCCTTTACTGGTTGAACAAAAAGCTGATGTAGGATCTCAGTGCCACCTTCACATTGAAAGAATGCTCTTCTCTACTTTGTGATATACATACTAATTACTCATCATCTTGTTCTGACAGCCAATATTTCAGAGATATCCGCAACCTGAGAAGGAATATCAATCATTTTCACTCATATATGATGACAGATCTTTAGATTtggtaattttatttattatgttaatCTTTGTTCTCATGTGTCtttttttgaatctttaatTCCATCCTTCTATCCATTGAATTAATAATTTGACTTTAAAGCTGACATTTGTTCGTCTTTTAACGTTTTCTTGATAATCTCCATCAGATTTGCAAGGATAAAGATGAAGCTGAAGTTTGGTTCACCGGTCTGAAAGCATTAATAACACGTCGCAATCATCAGAAGGTGAGAGGAGGATCAAGAAGTGGAGTTTCATCTGAAGCAACTAGTCCAAGAGCACAGGGGCAAAGTAGTTCAGCATTTAGCTCACCATTTGCTAGTGGTGATAGTTCGCAGAAGGTGCATTACTTTCTGCAAGTTTTGTGCATATCTAGACAGTTTTGCATGGTgataaaactttattttttggttCTAGGATCAGACCGACAATTCTTGCCTACATACACCAGTTGAAAGTCCAACAAAAATTGGTTTATCAAATGGATTGTCAGATGTGTCCTTATGTGCTCTTCCTCCCAAGATTTTCTATCCTTCAGAAACTGCATCTAGCTCTATTCACTCTCGCTCATCAGGAGGATCAGATGGAATGACTGGACGCATAAATGGAAACAATGTGGATGCATTTAGAGTGAGCTTATCAAGTGCTGTCAGTTCATCAAGCCATGGATCTGGTCATGATGAGGGTGATGCTTTGGGGGATGTTTTTCTCTGGGGGGAAGGCACTGGAGATGGCATTATGGGGGGTGGCATCCATAGGATTGGTAGTTCTTCTGGGACTAAGGTGGATTCCTTGTTTCCCAAAGCCTTGGAATCTGCTGTAGTCCTCGATGTTCAGAATATAGCTTGTGGTAGACAGCACGCTGCTTTAGTTACCAAGCAAGGAGAGGTTTTCTCCTGGGGGAAGGAAATAGGAGGCGGACTTGGACATGGTGTAGATTCTGA of the Eucalyptus grandis isolate ANBG69807.140 chromosome 10, ASM1654582v1, whole genome shotgun sequence genome contains:
- the LOC104421869 gene encoding protein NRT1/ PTR FAMILY 5.4; this encodes MDRGAVPAAVIGNGHEAAKVPSRTGRGAWRAAIFIIFVEVAERFAYYGLAGNLMMYLTNHLGESLAGAAQDVNMWVGVSAIFPLVGAFVADSYMGRLRTIIISSLIYLVGMIFLTLSVSVIPISHRKSTFFTALYIIAVGEGGHKPCVQTFAADQFDEDLPDEKMAKSSFFNWWYLGITAGATTAVFLIPYLQEHVAWSVGFGLLAGMVAMGLVIFLMGLKIYRRQGPLGSPFTRVAQVFVAAARKWHVEKEAGEGRGSDMYYNGEDEQRTAGGRCLVHTPQFRALDKAAVIDAVDAASKTRNPWRLCTVTQVEEAKLILRLTPIWFFCLMFTVVQAQMHTFFTKQASSMSWSHFRLSPASLQGLVGLTILVSVPLYDRVFVPLARKVTKHPSGISMLQRIGFGLFLSILNMVVSAIVEGKRVQVAIEHGLASSPKTPVPMSVWWLLPQYVLCGISDVFAIVGLQELFYDQMPEEMRSIGAGLFISVVGFGSFVSTAIISVVQATSSRAGNEWLGNNINMAHLNHYYWVLAGLSGLNLCAYAVVASRFVYKRVSDSLGFKGDV